A single genomic interval of Lucilia cuprina isolate Lc7/37 chromosome 2, ASM2204524v1, whole genome shotgun sequence harbors:
- the LOC111675009 gene encoding protein dimmed, which yields MNHELMCKLNMHDSQVIELMGTHDFTQLQQQQQTQQQQQQMLNYAMTETQNLPTAQQHATENNNQDNNRTSRPIRRTSRRTPQLSNNYDMEMTDSSSQSDDTSGGGGSSNGGSGARPSSRGRNSSGTSQSRRRKGALNAKERNLRRLESNERERMRMHSLNDAFQSLREVIPHVEMERRLSKIETLTLAKNYIINLTHIILAKRNEESALEFNGVLMNGSNDSTAPNNIVGEGETNTVLGLSAGVGGGGVVANGNVLVGLPACYDDALTANGGNSYNCTLLAEHQQNPQTQSLTTATTTIQIQQNQPINHMHHQSSHHVMISNHSQILIPQQQSNPQQQQQQPLQQTAIIMNGYGDSTGDNNNFDEPFREFL from the exons ATGAATCATGAATTAATGTGTAAATTAAATATGCACGATAGTCAAGTGATCGAATTAATGGGTACTCATGATTTCACTCaacttcaacaacaacaacagacccaacagcaacaacaacaaatgctcAATTACGCCATGACAGAAACACAAAATCTACCAACCGCCCAACAGCATGCAACAGAAAATAATAATCAGGATAACAATAGAACATCAAGACCAATAAGAAGAACTAGTCGTAGGACACCTCAG TTAAGCAATAATTATGATATGGAAATGACAGATTCTAGTTCGCAAAGCGATGACACTAGTGGTGGAGGAGGTAGTAGTAACGGTGGCAGTGGGGCCCGTCCATCAAGTCGTGGTCGCAACTCATCGGGGACCAGTCAAAGTCGTCGACGAAAAGGTGCTCTCAATGCCAAAGAGCGCAATTTAAGACGTTTGGAATCCAATGAAAGGGAACGCATGCGAATGCATAGTTTAAATGATGCATTTCAG TCTCTGCGCGAAGTGATACCTCATGTGGAAATGGAACGTAGACTATCAAAAATCGAAACACTAACTCTGGCCAAAAACTATATTATTAATTTGACTCACATAATACTAGCGAAACGCAATGAAGAATCCGCCCTTGAATTTAATGGCGTTCTAATGAATGGCAGCAATGATTCCACAGCTCCTAATAATATAGTGGGCGAAGGTGAAACTAATACAGTGTTGGGACTTAGTGCCGGTGTAGGCGGCGGAGGCGTTGTGGCAAATGGTAACGTTTTAGTTGGTTTACCAGCATGCTATGATGATGCTCTAACAGCAAATGGTGGCAATTCATATAATTGTACCCTTTTGGCCGAACATCAGCAAAATCCCCAAACACAATCGCTGACAACAGCAACCACTACcatacaaatacaacaaaatcaGCCAATTAATCATATGCATCATCAGTCGTCACATCATGTCATGATATCGAATCATAGTCAAATACTAATTCCACAGCAACAATCGAAtccacaacagcagcagcagcaaccacTGCAACAGACAGCAATTATAATGAATGGCTACGGCGACTCAACTGGTGATAATAACAATTTCGATGAACCATTTcgggaatttttataa
- the LOC111675008 gene encoding uncharacterized protein LOC111675008, producing MYCPLGNHILRGQGEFITNPRHIRFINKLFPDFLASEKVCAKCKQDIANAYEYKIKKALSLRAQNGSLISSYSTEDSIVVDDRNNEKSANVGDIQRDLLALSSSSTTDDDGQPTTSAQAAAKRQRKEEQKKRKQQQNLLAINVQRGARLPHIQPVARRQQFIHANPDIMDIYLRGTTGG from the coding sequence ATGTATTGTCCTCTGGGTAATCATATTTTACGTggtcaaggcgaattcataacAAATCCCCGTCATATACgttttatcaacaaattgttTCCCGATTTTTTGGCATCGGAAAAAGTTTGTGCAAAATGTAAACAAGACATTGCAAATGcctatgaatataaaataaaaaaggcaTTATCATTAAGGGCTCAAAATGGTTCATTAATTAGTTCCTATAGTACGGAAGATTCTATTGTAGTAGACGATcgtaataatgaaaaaagtgCCAACGTAGGAGATATTCAAAGAGATTTGTTAGCATTATCAAGTTCATCAACAACGGACGATGATGGTCAACCGACTACAAGTGCCCAAGCAGCGGCTAAACGCCAACGAAAAGAAGAACAAAAGAAACGAAAGCAACAGCAAAATTTATTGGCTATAAATGTTCAAAGAGGTGCTCGTTTACCACATATTCAGCCTGTTGCCAGGCGTCAACAATTTATTCATGCTAATCCAGATATAATGGATATTTACTTAAGGGGTACGACAGGGGGTTAA
- the LOC124420965 gene encoding ATP-dependent translocase ABCB1-like has product FVGILASIATGLTTPANSLIFGNLANSMINFSEYKDGYTREDQSVIFWEAIKTFAFQNTMIGVVMLACSYISITLFNYAAHAQILRIRGKFFRSILHQDMAWYDFNQSGEVASRMNEDLSKMEDGLAEKVVMFVHYMVAFAGSIVLAFYKGWQLALVCLSSLPVTFIAMGLVAVATSKLAKQELNVYATAGNIAEEALSGIRTVKAFEGESKEGTAYKSQIVAARNLNIKRNFFSGLGFGLLWFFIYASYALAFWYGVGLVLKSYDDIPGYENYDAGTMITVSFFSVMMGSMNIGMASPYIEAFGIAKGACAKVFKLIDQIPTINPIEIRGVNLNQPLTHIEFRDIDFFYPTRKEVKILNKFNLKIHRGQTVALVGSSGCGKSTCIQLIQRFYDPEGGQVLFNNVDLKDIDINWLRERIGVVGQEPILFGTSIYENIRYGREDATREQIEEAARAANAMVFINKLPQGFDTLVGERGAQLSGGQKQRIAIARALVRDPEILLLDEATSALDTASEAKVQAALEKAAEGRTTVIVAHRLSTIRRADRIVVINKGCVVESGTHNELMALKQHYYNLVMTQLGEDANVTTPGLKQNEFFANAKDEDEEQIKITHVEEVIESKEEKSTFSIINILKMNRDEWPQILCGCVSSVIMGAAMPLFAVLFGSILQILAVRNNPQYVRDNTNTFSLYFLICGIVVGIATFLQIYTFGIAGEKLTERLRGMMFDAMLRMEVAWFDDRANGTGSLCARLSGDASAVQGATGQRIGTIVQSLSTLLLGVGLSMYYEWSLGLLALAFTPFILIATYLQRKVMAQENMGTAKTMEKCTKLAVEVVSNIRTVASLGREEMFHKQYMEMLYPAVNKAKRNTHYRGFVYGLARSLMFFAYAACMYYGGWCVLNKNMEFGNVFKVSQALIMGTASIASALAFAPNFQKGISAAEGIYKLITREPKIVDRPDVSHEPWQSEGNVAFDSVRFSYPTRQEITVLKSLSLAVNKGQKIALVGPSGCGKSTCIQLLQRFYDVDDGSVTVDTIDIRNLSILNLRKQLGIVSQEPILFDRSIRENIAYGDNTRMVSEQEIIEAAKKANIHNFVSSLPLGYETRMGEKGTQLSGGQKQRIAIARALVRNPKILLLDEATSALDAESEKVVQDALEVASEGRTSISIAHRLSTIVDCDIIFVFDEGKVCEQGTHKDLLEMRGLYYTLYKLQTGAM; this is encoded by the exons tttgtgggTATATTGGCATCCATTGCCACGGGCTTAACAACACCTGCTAACAGTTTGATTTTTGGTAATCTGGCCAAT agCATGATTAACTTTTCCGAATATAAAGATGGCTATACTAGAGAAGATCAGTCCGTTATATTTTGGGAAGCTATAAAAACTTTTGCTTTCCAAAATACCATGATTGGTGTGGTAATGTTGGCCTGCAGTTATATCTCCATAACGCTTTTTAATTATGCCGCTCATGCCCAAATTTTACGTATACGTGGTAAATTCTTTAGATCTATATTGCATCAGGATATGGCCTGGTATGATTTCAATCAAAGCGGTGAAGTGGCCAGTCGTATGAATGA AGATTTGTCGAAAATGGAGGATGGTTTAGCGGAAAAGGTGGTTATGTTTGTCCATTATATGGTGGCCTTTGCTGGTTCCATTGTTTTGGCTTTTTATAAAGGTTGGCAATTAGCTTTGGTATGCTTGTCCAGTTTGCCAGTAACTTTTATAGCCATGGGTTTGGTGGCTGTGGCTACCTCAAAGTTGGCCAAACAAGAACTTAATGTTTACGCTACAGCTGGTAATATTGCTGAGGAGGCTCTTAGCGGCATACGCACAGTCAAAGCTTTTGAGGGAGAATCTAAAGAAGGAACAGCTTACAAGTCTCAAATTGTTGCTGCTCGTAATTTAAATATCAAACGTAACTTCTTCTCGGGTTTGGGTTTCGGTCTATTGTGGTTCTTCATCTATGCCTCCTACGCACTTGCCTTTTGGTATGGTGTGGGTTTGGTTTTAAAGAGTTACGATGATATTCCTGGCTATGAAAACTATGATGCTGGCACTATGATTACTGTGA gttttttttctgttatgaTGGGATCTATGAATATTGGCATGGCTTCACCTTATATTGAGGCTTTTGGTATTGCCAAGGGTGCTTGcgctaaagtttttaaattaattgatcaAATACCCACTATTAATCCTATAGAAATCAGAGGTGTCAATTTGAATCAACCCTTAACTCATATTGAATTTCGTGACATCGATTTTTTCTATCCGACGCGTAAAGAagttaaaattcttaataagttcaatttaaaaattcatcgAGGTCAAACGGTAGCCTTGGTAGGCTCATCGGGTTGTGGCAAATCAACCTGCATTCAATTGATTCAACGGTTTTATGATCCAGAAGGTGGTCAAGTGCTTTTCAACAATGTAGACTTGAAAGATATAGACATAAATTGGTTGAGAGAACGTATCGGTGTTGTAGGTCAAGAACCCATTTTATTCGGTACttcaatttatgaaaatatacgTTACGGCCGTGAAGATGCTACCAGGGAACAAATAGAAGAAGCCGCTAGAGCGGCCAATGCCATGGTATTTATCAACAAGCTTCCTCAAGGTTTTGATACTTTAGTAGGAGAGCGTGGTGCTCAATTGTCGGGTGGCCAGAAACAACGTATTGCTATAGCTAGAGCTTTAGTAAGAGATcctgaaatattgttattggaTGAAGCTACATCGGCTTTGGATACTGCCAGTGAAGCAAAGGTACAGGCTGCCTTAGAAAAGGCGGCAGAAGGCAGAACTACAGTAATCGTAGCTCATCGTCTCTCCACCATTCGTCGTGCAGATCGTATTGTGGTCATTAACAAGGGCTGTGTAGTTGAGAGTGGTACTCATAATGAGTTAATGGCCTTGAAACAACACTACTATAATTTAGTTATGACCCAATTGGGTGAAGATGCTAATGTCACTACACCCGGACTTAAACAAAATGAATTCTTTGCAAATGCCAAGGATGAAGAtgaagaacaaataaaaattactcaCGTTGAAGAAGTCATCGAGTCCAAAGAGGAAAAGAGTACTTTCTCAATTATCAACATTTTGAAGATGAATCGCGATGAATGGCCTCAAATCTTGTGTGGCTGTGTTTCATCTGTTATTATGGGAGCTGCTATGCCTCTGTTTGCTGTACTTTTTGGTTCAATTCTACAAATTTTGGCTGTCAGAAATAATCCACAGTATGTAAGAGataatacaaatacattcaGTTTGTATTTCCTCATTTGCGGCATTGTAGTGGGTATTGCAACATTTTTACAG ATCTATACATTTGGCATTGCTGGTGAAAAATTAACTGAACGTTTGCGTGGCATGATGTTTGACGCCATGTTAAGAATGGAAGTTGCCTGGTTTGATGATCGTGCTAATGGTACTGGTTCTTTATGTGCCCGTTTGTCTGGCGATGCCTCAGCTGTTCAAGGT GCTACCGGTCAACGTATTGGAACTATTGTTCAATCTTTGTCTACACTACTTTTGGGTGTTGGACTTTCCATGTACTACGAATGGAGTTTGGGTCTTTTGGCTTTGGCCTTTACGCCGTTCATTTTGATTGCCACCTATTTGCAGCGCAAAGTTATGGCCCAAGAAAATATGGGTACCGCCAAAACAATGGAAAAATGTACCAAG CTCGCCGTTGAAGTTGTTTCAAATATACGTACAGTAGCATCTTTGGGACGTGAGGAAATGTTTCATAAACAATACATGGAAATGTTGTATCCAGCTGTTAAT AAAGCTAAACGCAATACGCATTATCGTGGTTTTGTCTACGGTTTGGCACGTTCTTTGATGTTCTTTGCTTATGCCGCTTGTATGTACTATGGCGGTTGGTGTGTGCTTAATAAGAATATGGAATTCGGTAATGTGTTTAAGGTTTCGCAAGCACTTATTATGGGAACAGCTTCAATTGCTAGTGCTTTGGCTTTCGCTCCCAATTTCCAAAAGGGTATCTCAGCGGCTGAAGGCATTTATAAGTTAATTACTCGTGAACCTAAAATTGTTGATCGTCCAGATGTCTCCCATGAGCCTTGGCAATCTGAGGGCAATGTTGCCTTCGACTCGGTTCGTTTTTCATATCCTACACGTCAAGAAATCACTGTGCTCAAGAGCCTTAGCCTTGCTGTCAACAAGGGTCAGAAAATCGCCTTAGTAGGTCCTTCGGGTTGTGGCAAGTCAACCTGTATACAACTTTTGCAAAGATTCTACGATGTAGATGATGGTTCTGTTACTGTAGATACAATCGATATACGCAATTTATCAATTCTTAATTTGCGGAAACAATTGGGTATTGTTTCTCAAGAACCCATACTCTTTGACAGAAGTATTCGCGAAAATATTGCGTATGGTGATAACACCCGTATGGTTTCTGAACAAGAGATTATAGAAGCAGCAAAGAAAGCCAACATACACAACTTTGTGTCATCTTTGCCATTG gGTTATGAAACTCGTATGGGTGAAAAGGGCACACAGTTGTCTGGCGGTCAGAAGCAAAGAATTGCCATTGCTCGTGCTTTGGTTAGAAATCCTAAGATTCTGTTACTCGATGAGGCTACCTCAGCTTTGGATGCAGAAAGTGAAAAGGTTGTACAAGATGCCCTCGAAGTGGCCAGTGAGGGTCGTACCAGCATTAGTATTGCCCATCGTCTATCTACCATTGTAGACTGTGACATAATTTTTGTCTTTGACGAAGGCAAAGTCTGTGAACAGGGTACTCATAAGGATTTACTTGAAATGCGAGGTCTTTACTATACcctttataaattacaaacaggTGCTATGTAA